From the genome of Lolium rigidum isolate FL_2022 unplaced genomic scaffold, APGP_CSIRO_Lrig_0.1 contig_23977_1, whole genome shotgun sequence:
gctacactagtaacaacttccaagactcaaatataaaacaaaagtgcagaagtaaaataatgggttgtctcccataagcgcttttctttaacgcctttcagctaggcgcgaaagtgtgaatcaagtattatcaagagatgaagcatcaacgagaggggtttggagttttctcaactatgcattgtatcttatctatgtaagtttcagaggcccctttttcattactcttaggcttgctattctcatcaaacaaattttcgggaacaagccaaccatagttattctctagagcttcatgcattcctaggagcttactaggtatcggtactttaatctccccaccatcattaacattattagtgtactttattctatccatgtccatcttttcaagtgttcttgcaaaatcggtgaaaagaccaagcctcttatgcttaataaaaacttttctagcttctttagctatatcaccaaattctctaagaatgacatctaaaacaaaatttctcttttctcctatttccatatcagagagtgtaagaaacatatgttgaattataggattgagattaacaaatctagtttccaacatgtgtattaaacgAGCGATAGCACTCTcgtaagtaggagcaacttttaccaagggtgtatcttcaaaatcttcatccatactaacatgggtgaaaaatgcttctatattatctcttccaatgatagaccctcgtcctaccggtatgtcttttagagtgtatttaggaggaaacatgatgaaataaacaaaaggtaaataaagtaaatgcaagtaactaattttttttgtgtgtttttaatatggagaacgcaaacaagacagtaaataaagtaaagctagtaactaatttttttgtattttagatatagagaacaaacaaagcagtaaaataaagtaaagtaaagcaagacaaaaacaaagtaaagagattggatgtgggagactccccttgcagcgtgtcttgatctccccggcaacggcgccagaaaaaattcttgatggcgtgtaagacacacgtccgttgggaaccccaagaggaaggtgtgatgcgtacagcagcaagttttccctcagtaagaaaccaaggttatcgaaccagtaggagtcaaagaacacgtgaaggttgttggtggcggagtgtagtgcggcgcaacaccaggaattccggcgccaacgtggaacctgcacaacacaatcaaagtactttgccccaacgtaacagtgaggttgccaatctcaccggcttgctgtaaacaaatgattaaatgtatagtgtggaagatgatgtttgtttgcgaagaacagtaaagaacagagtttgcagtagattgtatttcagatgtaggaccggggtccacaattcactagtggtgtctctccgataagataaatagcatgttgggtgaacaaattacagttgggcaattaacaaatagagagggcataacaatgcacatacatatcacgatgactactatgagatttaatcagggcattacgataaagtacgtagaccgctatccagcatgcatctatgcctaaaaagtccaccttcaggttatcatccgaacccattccagtattaagttgcaaaaaacagacaattgcattaagtatgttgcgtaatgtaatcaacacaaatatccttagacaaagcattgatgttttatccctagtggcaacagcacatccacaaccttagaactttctgtcactgtcccagattcaatggaggcatgaatccactatcgagcataaatactccctcttggagtcacaagtatcaacttggccagagcctctactagcaacagagagcatgcaagaacataaaaaaacacatatatgagattgataatcaacttgacatggtattccatattcatcggatcccaacaaacacaacatgtagcattacaaatagatgatcttgatcatgataggcagctcacaagatctaacatgatagcacaatgaggagaagacaaccatctagctactgctatggacccatagtccaggggtgaactactcacacatcaatccggaggcgatcatggtgatgaagagtcctccgggagatgattcccctctccggcgagggtgccggaggcgatctcctgaatcccccgagatgggattggcggcggcggcgtctccggaaggttttccgtatcgtggctctcggtgctcggggttttcgcgacgaaggctataagtaggcggaagggcagagtcggagggctgacgaggggcccacaccatatggcggcgcgggcccccctctggccgcgcggccctatggtggcggcgcctcgtcgccccacttcgtatccctttcggtcttctggaagcttcgttgaaaaataagactctgggcgttgatttcgtccaattccgagaatatttcctttgtaggatttctgaaaccaaaaacagcagaaaacaacaactggctcttcggcatctcgtcaataggttagtgccggaaaatgcataataatgacataaagtgtgtataaaacatgtgagtatcatcataaaagtagcatggaacataagaaattatagatacgtttgagacgtatcaatgagcgcCAGCTTATGCTGCGGGGACATCCGGCCTCTGACTTTGAAACATCTGCAAACCTGGCAAGCCGGAAGCAATAGAAACACCCAGAAATTTCAGTAATGGGTGTGGTGCTCCACGCGGTGATCGCCGAGATGATAGGCACTCAGATCGCCGTGATGATCGCCGAGAAGATAGTCCCTATGGCCAAGGAAGAGGTGGTGGCAGAACACAGTCTAGAGGAGGACGTGGGCGTGGCCATGGGCGTGCCATGGCCACCGTCGTACCACTCCTTGGGTGGATGTCACTTTCCAGATACACAACAAAGAGGGTCACCCTGCAAAGGACTGTTGGCGATGCTTTGATGAAGACTATGAACCATATGAAGATAAGGAGGTGCATGCGGCCTCCTATGGTGTTGATACTAAATGGTATGGAGATACCGGTGCTACCCACCATATCACAAGTGAGCTCAACAATCTGACTATGCGAGACAACTACAAAGTCTATGACAAGGTTAACACCACAAATGGGCAAGGTATGGATATTGCTCATGTTGGTCATTCAATAATTCATCATCTTGTTCAAGATTTTAATCTTCGTAATATTCTCTGTGTGCCCAATGCCTCAAAAAACTTTTATCTGTTCATCTCTTTACATATGATAATAGGGTATTCATAGAATTTCACACCTTCTATTTTTTGATCAAGGATCAGGTCACGGGGGAAAAAACTCATAGAGGGGGATGTGTTGGTGGCCTTTATCCTCTTATATCCTCCTTGGTGTCATCTTCCCAGTTTTAGAAGCATGCCTTTGTCGCCTCCAAGCCCTCTCAAGCAAAGTGGCATAGTCATCTTGGTCATCCTTCATCTACTATTGTTAGTCAAACCATTAGCAAAAATAAATTAGCATGTATTAGGGAGTCCATTGATTCAATATGTGATTCATTTCAATGACCTAAGAGTCATCAACCTCCTTATCCTGAAATTagtttttctgatgtatggggtcctgctacTACCTCTGTTGGGCGACATGACTACTATGCAAGCTTTATCGATGATTatagtaaatttacttggatatACCTTCTGAAAAAGAAGTCTGATGTGTTCAATGCCTTTGTCAATTTCCAAAAATTAATTGATTTAAAACTTGATCGAAAAATTCTTATAGTCCAGTCTGATTGGGGCGGTGAATATGCCAAGCTTAACACCTTCTTTCAAACACAAGACATTTCTCATCATGTCTCTTGTTCTCATTCACATCAACAAAATGGCTCCGTCGAGCGTAAGCATCGCAATATAATTGAAGTAGGACTCGCCCTTCTTGCACATGCTCATATGCCTCTCAAATTTTGGGATGAGGCTTTCCTTACTGCAACATATCTCATCAACATGCTTCCTAGTAGAACTATCTATAATGGCACCCTGTGCATCGCCTGCTAAACACCAAACCTGATTACTCCTCTTTACGTGTCTTTGGGTGTGCGTGTTGGCCCAATCTCCGTCCATAGAACAAACGCAAGCTAGCCTTCCGCTCCACACAGTGTGTGTTTCTCGGTTATAGTCTTCGCCACAAGGAAGTAAAGTGTCTCGAAGTTTCTATTGGGCGTGTCTATATCTCTCGTGACGTTGTGTTCGATAAGGCTGTGTTTCCTTTTCAGTCCCTTAATCCTAATGTCGGTGCTCTTCTTGGACAAGAAATTCTTTTACTCCCACCTATACTTCTCAATACTGAACAAGAGGACGCATTTATTGATGACACACACATGACTAATGTTGCTACTAATCCTGCTTCTAGTCATGTGTATGTTGCTCCGCAGGTTCCTACGCGCAGAACGGTGCAAGCTGGTGAAAATTTTGTTCAAAACAGTGTACAATACACTGAAAACAACAATTCAGAACAGTCCAGCGGCACAGAACACGGAGCTGATTCTCTGCCAGGATCTACCTCGGGACCGTGGAACAGGCCAGCCTCGGGATGGCCGGCCAGAGCAGGGCCAGACCTGCCGTCTGCCTCTGTCCCCAACATTGCGGTCAGCTCCGCAGCTCGTGATGCGCCCACGCGCAATGCGGCATCTCCCGCCATGTTCCAGTGCAATCTCAGCCTGCAAATCGACAAAGTACACGCGCCTCAAAAGGTGTTGTCAAGCCTAAAGAGTACATGGATGGTACTATTTGGTGGATCTTATCGGTGTCTATAGAAGAACCTGCATCTCTTGACGATTCTCTTGCTAACACAAACTGGAAAGAGGCTATGGATGTTGAATATGATGCTCTTATGATGAATAAAACCTGGAGGCTGGTTCCACCACGACATGGTACTAATGTTATTGATTGTCGTTGGATTTATAAAGTCAAAAGGAAGTCAGATGGTTCCATTGACAAGTACAAGGCTAGACTGGTAGCTAAAGGGTTCAAACAGCGTTATGGTATAGATTATGAGGATACCTTCAGTCCAGTAGTTAAGATCATTACTATTCGACTTGTGTTGTTAGTTGTTGTTTCCAGGGGATGGAGTTTGCGATAGTTAGATGTCAAGAACACATTTTTGCATGGTGTTTTGGAAGAGGAGGTCTACATGAGACAACCACTTGGGTATGAAAATCAATACACGCCAAATTATGTTTCAAACTTGACAAAGCACTATATGGGCTCAAACAAGCACCTCGAGCATGGTATTCTCGGTTGAGTTCTCAGCTTATCTCTCTTGGCTTTGTTGCTTCAAAATCTGATACATCCGTGTTCATTTATCACAAGTCATCTGTCACTATCTTAATGCTTATCTATGTTGATGGTATATAGTTGCTAGTTCCTCTCAAGCTGCAACTGATGCACTCCTAAAGGACTTGAGCAAGGAGTTTGCGTTGAAAGATTTAGGTGATCTACACTACTTCCTAGGCATGGAGGTTAAATCAGTCAATGATCAGTTGATATTAAGCCAAACAAAGTATGCTCAAGATGTTCTTGCATGTGTTGGTATGACAGATTGTAAAGGCTCACCTACACCTCTTTCATCCTTAGAAAAGATTACAGCTCATGAAGGAGAGCCACTGGGTCCTGATGACAGTACTAATTACAGAAGCATGGTAGGTGCTGTGCACTATCTTACTCTCATTAGACCTGATATTGCATATGCTATCAATAAAGTGTCTCAGTATTTGCATGCTCCTACCACTTTGCACTGAACTGCTGCCAAGCGCATCATGAGGCATGTTAAGCACACCATTGGAGTTGGGATCACATTCATGAAGTCCACATCCACATTGGTCAGTGCTTTCTCTGATGCAGACTGTGCTAGTTGTATAGATGATCGCCGGTCCACAGGAGGTTTTGCAGTATTCTTTGGACCAAATTTAATTTCCTGGAGTGCAAAGAAGCAGCTACAGCTTCTAGGTCCAGTACAGAGGCAGAATACAAGTCAGTAGCGAATGCTACAGCTGAAGTTATTGGGTACAGTCCTTGCTTGAGGAACTTGGAGTAAAACTATCTCAGCCCCCAtgtttgtggtgtgataatatggcTACATATCTGTCAGCAAATCTTGTATTTCATGCAAGAGCAAAGCACACTGACATAGATTTTCACTTTGTCAGAAAACGAGTGATGAAAAAACAGTTAGGGATTCGGTTCGTTCCTTCTAAGGATCAAGTTGCTGATGGCTTTACAAAACCCCTTCCTGTTCGTAGCTTTGAAGAATTTAAGCATAATCTCAATCTAGTAGGTTGTGATTAAGGGAGGATGTTAGACATACGATATGAACCGTATGCCGTATAAACTCTGTAATCGTGATTGGTCACGACTTCCTTGTAAAGCTTCTGGCAACCTTCTATATATATCACCGAACGAGAATCTCGGATGTATTCGAGTAGACCAAATACGTGTTGTTTCACACAAAGAAGTTAACCTTGCCAACTTTCCTCTTCCTGTTCCATTCATTCAGATTCATTAATTTATCCAATGGAAATTTAGAGACAATAGGAATACCTAATTAAATGATAAGCATCCCATCTTGCCCGTAAGGTATCTCCGCAATGAGAAAAGTTTTTATATGGAAACTCCAAAAACACTTCACTTTTATTAAAAAAGGTTTAATCGACACATCGGTTCGAAAAAACACACTGTAAACTTCAAATTTCAtactccctcatatcaataagttgtactaaatcagctATACTTATTATATCGGAGGGAAtagcactttgttcttcatgttcCAACGCAAACAAACTATCATGTGCATGCTCGGAGATGAGTAGTCCTTCCTACCTCAAGAAAATTGACATGATATTTCTCGAGTAAATGAGCTAGGTAGTCTACGTGTATAATTAAGAGACTGTGCCATACCTATGGTTGAACTAAATCCATTTTCCCTAAACTTTAACCCCTTTGAGAGCTAGCGGCCAAGACTGCTGGTGGCACTTTTTTTTTCTCAATTCAAGATGACCTTGGCTTTTGAATTGATCGATGCATATAACCACATATCGTAGATTATTCAACAATGTTGTGCAAAGATGGGCATCAATGCCGAACAATTGGCTAACAAAAAAGCAAAACAAACGAGGGCATCCAAAATGGATTGCCTCGTGATAGTATCTTCACAATCCTACAACAAACCATATGCCTTGTAAGCGTACAACGAAAAGTACACTGCTCACTAGTAAAAAAAAAGACTTCCATACGATCCCTTTAGTCTAAAATGGATTGCCTCGTGACAACGTGAGTTTAGCCCAGtgattggggtcgcagtggcgcacccaacGACTGgagttcgaatcctgtcaggAGCGAATTTCCAGAATtatcacgccaagtcccgcttctactatatcattagtgtctagttccttctAGACACTGTTTCACTTTTTTTTAAATGGATTGCCTCGTGATAGTATCTTCACACGCTGCAGAGAGGGAGATAGTATTGTATTTTGCCCAGGAGGTGGCCGGGCCAAGACAAATATGCCATTTCTCAAGCTCAACCTCTGAACGTACAAAACTAAAGCTTTCATAGCCACCCGCAAAAATAGATCACCACTCCACTGGTATACGTGTCCCATTTCCATCTCAAGGAGGCCTATCTCATTTGTACAATTTGACTTGGTCATTCACCGGTCATTACTGGACTCAATGCATGACTCATCCATCGAAACATCATTCATCCTCCTTCAGCTCTTCCCCTCCTTGTTCTTCTGATCCTCGTGCAATTGCCTTGAGCCCAGTTTGCGGCCGTAAAGAAACGAATAACGGTGCCCTTTTTTATGGCAGAAAGCTACTAGCTTGTTGGAGGTACGTACAAAAACCGTGACGGGAACATGTTCGACTAGCCCTAGCTGCTGCGAGCTCAAGGTTCACACTTCACACGCTATCCAGCTGATAAAGTAGTTTTGGATGTACTCACGCGTGCGCGCCGGTAGAATCACGCAACGTACGTACGGGAGAAAGCGACTGATAAACCAAATAGCTCTACATGAGACTGTTGTCAGCGTGAACACCCATAATAATGGTCGTTGACAAACCAGCAATGGATATAACAGTAGatgtatagttttttttttaaaacggaAGCAAAAGCTTTGTCTCATCCATGAATTAAGCGGAAGATGCAATAACAGGTCCTAAAGCCACACCCACAACCACCCACACTCCGCCACAAAGGACACACATAGCCACCCTGGCTACCAACAAAAGCTACATAAACGCGAAGCTCAAATTAGCCTATGAGAcctgaaatactccctccgtttggtTATAATCGACACGGAGTCAAGGGCAACTACTACATGCGTGTCAATTAAACAAGACCGGGTAATACATAATATGTATTcatacatgttttatgtacattTCATAGTTACAAGCCCATCTGTACAAATTCATCATGGTTTCGTCATACACACACGTAGCTACGTACGGTGCATCCTTACTCCTGCTTGAGGCGCCATTTGTAGCCATCGGCCCCTCTCTTTTTTACGGAGGGCCCCTAATTAACCCAACTGTATATACATGTATGTATACACACCTTAACTAATTTAGAATACCAATCCAGTTCAATGGATCGAAATATCGAATAGGGACGTCATACGTAGGGTGCCGAACCAAACTGTATGCATGCGTAGCTAGCTAGTGACGTGCACTGAATCAGCTAGACAGGGTAGGACGCGAGCTTAGCGAGGCCGCAAACGCCCTCGCCGCGGACGCCGCGGCGGATCCTGACGTAGCCGCCCTCGCCCCACGACGCGCCCCACGAGTTCTTCATCAGCCAGTACTTGCTGCCGTCGCTCGCCGTGCCGTACCCGACCGCCGTGACGGCGTGGTTGAGATCCGTGCCGCACTCGGACCCGCCCAGCACGCCGCTGTCGTAGAACCGGAACACGTAGTCGCCGCCGTTGATGCCCACGGACACGGGCTGGTGCGCCacggccgccgccatcgccgcctcgtTGTTCTCCGGCACGTCCTCGTAGCCCTGGATGGACGCGGCCGACGAGCCCGGGCGGCGGCACGACCCGTCCGTGGCACGGTACGGGTAGGAGGACTCGGCGGCGAGCCCGCCGCGGCGAGCCATGTACTGGAAAGCGTTGTCCATGAGGCCGCCGTCGCAGCCCTCGTCAAGGCCGTTGACGTCGCAGTCCACCAGCTCCTGCTCCGACAGCGACACCAGCCGCCCCGTCCGGATCTTGGTTAGACCTTCAACCGCCGCTACTGCCGAAAACGCCCAGCAGCAACCTGTCGGATTGGATGAAGAAACAGAGCCCATTAATTTAGGACATGTAGAAGGAAACGAATGATGCTCCAATCATTGAAGCAAAGTTAATCTTAACCATCTGTTGTTCTCAGCGTTGACCGAAAAGTGCATGCATGTAGACTCTGGTCTTCCTGGTAAATCTCACGTCATTTTTTGATGTACCAATTTTACGTTTGACCGCACGCGCGTGTCGCCACTTGCAAGTTTTTACATTTTAGAACCTCAAAATTTTCGGTTCAGTAGTTGTTCAAGCGTGCGTGCAATATTCTGTCGCTTAATCTGATAGCATGAACACACAATAGTGTGCGTGCCGATGTTGGTCAGTACGTACCGCAAGAGCCCTGGTCCTTGACTCCGGTGACAGCGCCCATGGCCCT
Proteins encoded in this window:
- the LOC124680650 gene encoding senescence-specific cysteine protease SAG39-like, with product MSLSTIILAVLAVSMAGAAPHVLAARELLDAVAVDAAMVSRHEQWMAEHGRTYLDGEEKARRLEVFRANAKLIDSFNAAGENSHRLATNRFADLTDEEFRAARTGLQRQPAAVAGAGSGGFRYENFSLADAAGSVDWRAMGAVTGVKDQGSCGCCWAFSAVAAVEGLTKIRTGRLVSLSEQELVDCDVNGLDEGCDGGLMDNAFQYMARRGGLAAESSYPYRATDGSCRRPGSSAASIQGYEDVPENNEAAMAAAVAHQPVSVGINGGDYVFRFYDSGVLGGSECGTDLNHAVTAVGYGTASDGSKYWLMKNSWGASWGEGGYVRIRRGVRGEGVCGLAKLASYPV